One genomic region from Microcella humidisoli encodes:
- a CDS encoding YaeQ family protein: MAAGAVVYTFTGSLADVDRGVYDELSLRVARHPSETDAFMMTRVLAYCLELEEGIAFSEGVSSTDEPAVIVRDRTGRLTAWIEVGAPDAERLHFGSKKADRTVIYTHRDPNKVLALWAGKKIHEAERIVLHSFDPGFIDAAVAVLERRNAITVSVTERQLYLDLNGVTLSSVVHDHPLG; encoded by the coding sequence ATGGCAGCCGGCGCAGTGGTCTACACGTTCACGGGGTCGCTCGCCGATGTCGACCGCGGCGTCTACGACGAGCTGAGCCTGCGCGTCGCGCGCCACCCGAGCGAGACCGACGCCTTCATGATGACGCGGGTGCTCGCCTACTGCCTCGAGCTCGAGGAGGGCATCGCGTTCAGCGAGGGTGTCTCGTCGACCGACGAGCCCGCCGTCATTGTGCGCGATCGCACCGGGCGCCTGACGGCCTGGATCGAGGTGGGGGCTCCGGATGCGGAGCGCCTGCATTTCGGCAGCAAGAAGGCCGACCGCACCGTGATCTACACGCATCGCGACCCGAACAAAGTGCTCGCCCTCTGGGCGGGCAAGAAAATCCACGAGGCGGAACGCATCGTGCTGCACAGCTTCGACCCCGGGTTCATCGACGCCGCGGTCGCCGTGCTCGAGCGGCGCAATGCGATCACCGTCTCGGTGACCGAGCGGCAGCTGTACCTCGACCTCAACGGGGTGACGCTGAGCTCAGTCGTGCACGACCATCCGCTGGGGTGA
- a CDS encoding peptidoglycan D,D-transpeptidase FtsI family protein, with amino-acid sequence MNKELRRISIATLAMFLALFVSSSVIQVFAVDDLRADPRNVRTLYASYSAERGPILLDGRPIAQSTAVDSPFEFLRVYPEPALYAPITGYFTLNQGNTGIEGAYNDFLTGTANEQFLDQLGALVTGQRPRGAAVQLTVDPVVQQAAAEAMGDLKGAIVAIEPATGRILALVSTPSFDPNRLASHDTASVLEAYDQLTADPDDPLVNRAISGDLYFPGSTFKLLVAAAALDSGRFTPEDAFPNPARLPLPLSTDSITNSGGGTCGGGSTVTLATALRLSCNIPFAEIGLALGEDTMARYTEAFGFGTAYEIPMTATPSSFPTGMDDAQLMLSSFGQYDVRVTPLQMALVSAAIANGGNLMQPTLLDRIIAPDLSIVQQSEPVLSSQPITRITAETMTRLMVDGVSNGVAGNARIEGVDVAGKTGTAENGDTAPYTLWFTGFAPADNPQVAIAVVVEDGGGRGQSGSGNQIAAPIAKRVLEAVLSR; translated from the coding sequence ATGAATAAAGAGCTGCGGCGCATCAGCATCGCGACACTCGCGATGTTCCTCGCGCTCTTCGTGTCGTCGAGCGTGATCCAGGTGTTCGCGGTCGACGACCTGCGCGCCGACCCGCGCAATGTGCGCACGCTGTACGCGAGCTACTCGGCCGAGCGCGGCCCCATCTTGCTCGACGGTCGGCCCATCGCCCAGTCGACGGCGGTCGACTCGCCCTTCGAGTTCTTGCGGGTCTACCCCGAGCCGGCGCTCTACGCGCCGATCACGGGGTACTTCACGCTCAACCAGGGCAACACCGGCATCGAGGGCGCCTACAACGACTTCCTCACGGGCACGGCGAACGAGCAGTTCCTCGACCAGCTCGGCGCGCTCGTCACCGGCCAGCGTCCGCGCGGCGCGGCCGTGCAACTCACTGTCGACCCCGTCGTGCAGCAGGCGGCCGCCGAGGCCATGGGCGACCTGAAGGGCGCGATCGTGGCGATCGAGCCCGCGACCGGGCGCATCCTCGCCCTGGTCTCGACACCGAGCTTCGACCCCAATCGCCTCGCCTCGCACGACACCGCGAGCGTGCTCGAGGCCTACGACCAGCTCACGGCCGACCCCGACGACCCGCTCGTCAACCGCGCCATCAGCGGCGACCTCTACTTCCCCGGCTCCACCTTCAAGCTGCTCGTCGCCGCCGCGGCCCTCGACTCGGGCCGCTTCACGCCCGAGGATGCGTTCCCGAACCCGGCCCGCCTGCCCCTGCCGCTCAGCACCGACTCGATCACCAACTCGGGCGGCGGCACGTGCGGGGGCGGGTCGACCGTGACGCTCGCGACGGCCCTGCGACTCAGCTGCAACATCCCCTTCGCCGAAATCGGCCTCGCCCTCGGCGAAGACACGATGGCGCGCTACACCGAGGCCTTCGGCTTCGGCACCGCCTACGAGATCCCGATGACGGCGACGCCCTCGAGCTTCCCGACCGGGATGGACGACGCGCAGCTCATGCTCTCGTCGTTCGGGCAGTACGACGTGCGGGTCACCCCGCTGCAGATGGCGCTCGTGAGCGCCGCGATCGCGAACGGGGGCAACCTCATGCAACCCACCTTGCTCGACCGCATCATCGCGCCCGATCTGTCGATCGTGCAGCAGTCCGAGCCCGTGCTCTCGAGTCAGCCGATCACGCGCATCACGGCCGAGACGATGACGCGGCTCATGGTCGATGGCGTGTCGAACGGCGTGGCCGGGAATGCCAGAATAGAAGGCGTCGACGTGGCCGGAAAGACAGGCACGGCCGAGAACGGCGACACGGCGCCGTACACCCTGTGGTTCACCGGTTTCGCGCCGGCGGACAACCCCCAGGTCGCGATCGCGGTCGTCGTCGAAGACGGTGGCGGGCGAGGCCAGTCAGGGTCGGGCAACCAGATCGCGGCCCCGATCGCGAAGCGAGTACTTGAGGCGGTGCTGAGCAGATGA
- a CDS encoding Brp/Blh family beta-carotene 15,15'-dioxygenase — protein sequence MTTTPARSTDATLPRHTKASAVAPFETRLFLTLALLTALAFLLANPEPPLVVQIAAIAILAAVLGMPHGALDPLIARRLGYWRTPLTFAVFNLAYTGVAAAVVALWLLAPVPCLIAFLLISAAHFGSDWNRERPLALRFVTGAALLSLPSLRDQDAVADLYATLAGEGARLVAQTQAAFGPVLLVALAAAAVVAARRAPHEGIELLAAAALALLAPPLMFFIVYFCALHSARHLREGFREEHGHGRRLTVLIVATYTLAPLLMAGAFLWATAGTASLDDQLLRVVFIGLAALTVPHMALVTLGDRALRGTPVTTTR from the coding sequence GTGACGACCACGCCTGCTCGGTCGACCGACGCCACCCTCCCGAGGCACACGAAGGCTTCCGCCGTCGCGCCGTTCGAAACCCGACTGTTCCTGACCCTCGCCCTGCTCACCGCGCTCGCCTTCCTGCTCGCGAACCCCGAGCCGCCCCTGGTTGTGCAGATCGCGGCCATCGCGATCCTCGCCGCCGTGCTGGGCATGCCGCACGGCGCGCTCGACCCGCTCATCGCCCGGCGCCTCGGCTACTGGCGCACGCCGCTGACCTTCGCGGTCTTCAACCTCGCCTACACCGGCGTCGCCGCGGCGGTCGTCGCCCTGTGGCTCCTCGCTCCCGTTCCCTGCCTTATCGCCTTCCTGCTCATCTCCGCCGCCCACTTCGGCAGCGACTGGAACCGCGAGCGCCCCCTCGCCCTCCGCTTCGTCACGGGCGCGGCCCTGCTCAGCCTCCCCTCCTTGCGAGATCAGGATGCGGTGGCCGACCTCTACGCGACCCTCGCCGGTGAGGGCGCTCGCCTCGTCGCCCAAACCCAGGCCGCGTTCGGTCCCGTGCTGCTCGTCGCCCTGGCGGCGGCCGCGGTCGTCGCCGCCCGCCGAGCACCCCACGAGGGGATCGAGCTGCTCGCGGCCGCCGCCCTCGCCCTGCTCGCCCCACCCCTGATGTTCTTCATCGTCTACTTCTGCGCGCTGCACAGCGCGCGGCACTTGCGCGAGGGCTTCCGCGAGGAGCACGGCCACGGCCGCCGCCTCACCGTGCTCATCGTCGCGACCTACACGCTCGCCCCCCTGCTGATGGCCGGGGCGTTCCTCTGGGCGACGGCCGGTACCGCCTCCCTCGACGACCAGCTGCTGCGCGTCGTGTTCATCGGCCTCGCCGCCCTGACGGTGCCCCACATGGCGCTCGTCACCCTCGGCGATCGCGCCCTGCGAGGGACGCCCGTGACGACCACCCGCTGA
- a CDS encoding lycopene cyclase family protein: MTALPPESEFDLVDLVILGAGCAGLSLAARLASGDGDLSVVLVDTRTEFADDRSWSFWQHDHHPLRDIVAHEWSGWTYADLAGRSATHRVPGMSYQYIRGVDFYRWALAEIAGDERIDLRLGVAARDLSSVTLADGSSGVRVTTDEGALIARRVVDTRPRRTAALLYQCFSGVEVEHGGALATEADAVGLMTRMRSGADGLGFVYVLPLSPTRALVEWTRFSPVPLAESVVVAERDAELAALGLAGATVVREEGGILPMGRMPLDEQPMPGVVLAGNAGGALRDASGYAFLRIQQWARACAGALARGEDPAPHPAEPWVRRQMDRIFLQALRAHPERTADYFMAMARGVAPHRLLRFLTDRATAGDLASIIVSLPLLPFLAQLPDRRARLVAAASAARADRVAR; encoded by the coding sequence ATGACCGCGCTGCCGCCCGAGAGCGAGTTCGACCTCGTCGACCTCGTCATTCTCGGCGCCGGATGCGCGGGGCTCTCGCTCGCAGCCCGCCTCGCGAGCGGCGACGGCGACCTGAGTGTCGTTCTCGTCGACACGCGCACCGAGTTCGCCGACGACCGCAGCTGGAGCTTCTGGCAGCACGACCACCACCCGCTGCGCGACATCGTCGCCCACGAGTGGAGCGGCTGGACCTACGCCGACCTCGCCGGCCGCTCGGCCACCCATCGCGTGCCGGGCATGAGCTACCAGTACATCCGCGGCGTCGACTTCTACCGCTGGGCCCTCGCCGAGATCGCCGGCGATGAGCGCATCGACCTGCGCCTCGGCGTCGCGGCCCGCGACCTGTCGTCGGTCACGCTGGCCGACGGGTCGTCCGGCGTGCGCGTCACGACCGACGAGGGCGCGCTGATCGCCCGCCGCGTCGTGGACACCCGCCCGCGCCGCACGGCCGCACTGCTCTACCAGTGCTTCAGCGGGGTCGAGGTCGAGCACGGCGGTGCCCTTGCCACCGAGGCCGACGCCGTCGGACTAATGACAAGGATGCGGAGCGGCGCCGACGGCCTCGGCTTCGTCTACGTTCTCCCGCTCTCGCCGACCCGCGCGCTCGTGGAGTGGACGCGCTTCAGCCCGGTGCCCCTTGCCGAGAGCGTCGTCGTGGCCGAGCGGGATGCCGAGCTCGCGGCCCTGGGCCTCGCGGGGGCGACGGTCGTGCGGGAGGAGGGGGGCATCCTGCCGATGGGTCGAATGCCCCTCGACGAGCAGCCGATGCCCGGCGTCGTGCTCGCGGGCAACGCCGGCGGGGCGCTGCGGGATGCCTCGGGGTACGCGTTCCTGCGCATCCAGCAGTGGGCGCGGGCCTGCGCCGGGGCGCTCGCGCGCGGGGAGGACCCGGCGCCGCATCCGGCCGAGCCGTGGGTTCGGCGGCAGATGGACCGCATCTTCCTGCAGGCTCTGCGCGCGCATCCCGAGCGAACGGCCGACTACTTCATGGCGATGGCGCGCGGCGTCGCCCCGCATCGCCTGCTGCGGTTCCTCACCGATCGGGCGACGGCGGGCGACCTCGCGAGCATCATTGTGAGCCTGCCGCTGCTGCCCTTCCTCGCCCAGCTGCCCGACCGCCGCGCTCGGCTCGTCGCTGCGGCGAGCGCCGCCCGGGCCGACCGGGTCGCGCGGTGA
- a CDS encoding FhaA domain-containing protein, protein MGLLDSFERGLERAVGGAFAKTFKSGVQPLEISAALRRELDTKAAVVSRERILVPNELRVRLAPADFARMDALGESLIDELTQLLQQHAAAQRYTFPGGIRLTLRSDATLAEGVLAVESETVKGSVVWSPVLDIDGVRHPLTRSRTIIGRGSEADITLDDTGTSRKHIEILWDGERAQLTDLGSTNGSLLNGEPVTRAVLPPDSVIEIGRTRILFRVLAQRGEVADPRNPRNPTRGGGR, encoded by the coding sequence GTGGGGCTTCTCGACAGCTTCGAGCGCGGACTCGAACGCGCCGTGGGCGGAGCCTTCGCCAAGACCTTCAAGAGCGGCGTGCAGCCCCTCGAGATCTCGGCCGCCCTGCGCCGCGAGCTCGACACGAAGGCCGCCGTCGTCTCGCGCGAGCGCATCCTCGTGCCGAACGAGCTGCGGGTGCGACTGGCCCCGGCCGATTTCGCCCGCATGGATGCCCTGGGCGAGTCGCTCATCGACGAACTGACCCAGCTGCTGCAGCAGCACGCGGCGGCCCAGCGCTACACGTTCCCGGGCGGTATCCGGCTCACGCTGCGCAGCGACGCGACCCTCGCCGAGGGCGTGCTCGCGGTCGAGTCGGAGACGGTCAAGGGATCGGTCGTCTGGAGCCCGGTGCTCGACATCGACGGCGTGCGCCACCCGCTCACGCGCTCGCGCACGATCATCGGCCGCGGCAGCGAAGCCGACATCACGCTCGACGACACGGGCACGAGCCGCAAGCACATCGAGATCCTCTGGGACGGCGAGCGCGCTCAGCTCACCGACCTCGGCAGCACGAACGGCTCGCTGCTCAACGGTGAGCCGGTGACGCGCGCCGTGCTGCCGCCCGATAGCGTGATCGAGATCGGGCGCACGCGCATCCTGTTTCGCGTGCTCGCCCAGCGCGGCGAGGTGGCCGACCCGAGAAACCCCCGGAACCCGACTCGAGGAGGCGGCCGTTGA
- a CDS encoding DEAD/DEAH box helicase: protein MTTAEADTSAAADSIPTTTFSDLGLSDAVLKALRDVGYETPSAIQAATIPTLLAGRDVVGLAQTGTGKTAAFALPILSRLDVSQKSPQALVLAPTRELALQVCEAFEKYAAHLRGVHVLPVYGGQAYGVQLSALRRGVHVVVGTPGRIMDHLAKGTLDLSELKYLVLDEADEMLKMGFAEDVETILAETPKEKQVALFSATMPATIRRLSQQYLTDPDEITVKSTTTTSANTTQRYLIVGYPQKVDALTRILEVENFEGMIVFVRTKNETETLAEKLRARGYSAAAISGDVAQVQRERTVNQLKSGKLDILVATDVAARGLDVDRISHVVNFDIPVDTESYVHRIGRTGRAGRSGSAISFVTPRERRLLTAIEKATRQPLTEMRLPSVDDVNVTRLARFDDAITAALGQSDRIAEFRDIVSHYVEHHDVAELDVAAALALVAQGDTPLLLSAEEERAQRFANDARADRPARDDRSARGGRDDRDGARPERRARPASGTLAPYRIEVGRRHKVEPRQIVGALANEGGLSREDFGAITIQPDFSIVELPADLSPAVLQKLQGTRISGKLIEIAPDRGRPQRRR from the coding sequence ATGACGACCGCTGAAGCAGACACGTCGGCGGCCGCTGACTCCATCCCAACGACGACGTTCTCTGACCTGGGGCTCAGCGATGCCGTGCTCAAGGCGCTGCGTGATGTCGGCTACGAGACGCCCTCCGCGATTCAGGCCGCGACCATTCCGACCCTGCTCGCCGGTCGCGACGTCGTGGGCCTCGCGCAGACGGGCACGGGCAAGACGGCCGCCTTCGCCCTGCCGATCCTGTCGCGGCTCGACGTGTCGCAGAAGAGCCCCCAGGCGCTCGTGCTCGCGCCGACGCGCGAGCTCGCCCTCCAGGTGTGCGAGGCCTTCGAGAAGTACGCCGCCCATCTTCGTGGCGTGCACGTGCTGCCCGTCTACGGCGGCCAGGCGTACGGCGTGCAGCTCTCGGCGCTGCGCCGCGGCGTGCACGTCGTCGTCGGCACACCGGGCCGCATCATGGACCACCTCGCGAAGGGCACCCTCGACCTCAGCGAGCTCAAGTACCTCGTGCTCGACGAGGCCGACGAGATGCTCAAGATGGGCTTCGCGGAGGACGTCGAGACGATCCTCGCCGAGACGCCGAAAGAGAAGCAGGTCGCGCTGTTCTCGGCGACGATGCCCGCGACGATCCGCCGGCTCTCGCAGCAGTACCTCACCGATCCCGACGAGATCACCGTGAAGTCGACGACGACGACCTCGGCCAACACGACGCAGCGCTACCTCATCGTCGGCTACCCGCAGAAGGTCGACGCCCTTACCCGCATCCTCGAGGTCGAGAACTTCGAGGGCATGATCGTCTTCGTCCGCACCAAGAACGAGACTGAGACGCTCGCCGAGAAGCTGCGCGCCCGCGGCTACTCGGCCGCCGCGATCAGCGGCGACGTGGCGCAGGTGCAGCGCGAGCGCACCGTCAACCAGCTGAAGTCGGGCAAGCTCGACATCCTCGTCGCGACCGATGTCGCCGCGCGCGGCCTCGACGTCGACCGCATCAGCCACGTCGTCAACTTCGACATCCCCGTCGACACCGAGTCGTACGTGCACCGCATCGGCCGCACGGGCCGCGCCGGCCGCTCGGGCTCGGCCATCAGTTTCGTGACGCCGCGCGAGCGCCGCCTCCTCACGGCGATCGAGAAGGCCACGCGCCAGCCGCTCACCGAGATGCGCCTGCCGAGCGTCGACGACGTCAACGTCACGCGCCTCGCCCGATTCGACGACGCCATCACGGCGGCGCTCGGCCAGAGCGACCGCATCGCCGAGTTCCGCGACATCGTGAGCCACTACGTCGAGCACCACGACGTGGCCGAGCTCGACGTCGCGGCGGCCCTCGCGCTCGTCGCGCAGGGCGACACCCCCCTGCTCCTCTCGGCCGAGGAGGAGCGCGCGCAGCGGTTCGCGAACGACGCGCGCGCCGACCGGCCGGCTCGGGATGACCGCTCGGCCCGCGGCGGACGCGACGACCGCGACGGCGCGCGCCCGGAGCGCCGCGCCCGCCCCGCCTCGGGCACGCTCGCGCCGTACCGCATCGAGGTGGGCCGTCGCCACAAGGTCGAGCCGCGGCAGATCGTCGGCGCGCTCGCGAACGAGGGCGGCCTCAGCCGGGAGGACTTCGGGGCCATCACCATTCAGCCCGACTTCTCGATCGTCGAGCTGCCGGCCGACCTCTCGCCCGCCGTGCTGCAGAAGCTGCAGGGCACGCGCATCAGCGGCAAGCTCATCGAGATCGCGCCCGATCGCGGTCGCCCGCAGCGTCGACGGTAG
- a CDS encoding FtsW/RodA/SpoVE family cell cycle protein, translating into MLLLVAIGITGAAVALVQLGALGELDATILAYGAGLGMLALGMHVVLRITAPDADPFILPIVVTLNGLGVAMIYRLDLAEGYTGWEMFGVRQMVWTAIAMVIALGVLLVVRNHRILARYRYVAMLVGIGLLLLPMLPGIGQTINGARLWIQLGPFSFQPGEIGKIALAVFFAGYLVTARESLSIVGRSFLGMRFPRGKDLGPILIVWLAAMAVLVFQRDLGTSLLYFGLFLVMIYVATGRLSWVVLGLSLFLGGALIASQALSYVNGRFAAWLGAFDPANYEATGGSYQLVQGMFGLANGGLIGTGLGQGRPDIVPLAESDFIVASLGEELGLVGLFAILGLYLLFVARGFRIGFNGTDDFGRLLAVGLAFVIALQVFVVIGGVTRVIPLTGLTTPFLAAGGSSLVANWIIAALLLRLSDTVRNQPRLVVTDDE; encoded by the coding sequence ATGCTGCTGCTCGTGGCCATCGGCATCACGGGGGCGGCCGTCGCACTCGTGCAGCTCGGAGCGCTCGGCGAGCTCGACGCCACGATCCTCGCCTACGGCGCGGGGCTCGGGATGCTCGCGCTCGGCATGCACGTCGTGCTGCGCATCACGGCTCCCGACGCCGACCCGTTCATCCTGCCGATCGTCGTCACCCTCAACGGTCTCGGCGTCGCCATGATCTACCGGCTCGACCTGGCCGAGGGGTACACGGGCTGGGAGATGTTCGGCGTGCGTCAGATGGTGTGGACGGCGATCGCGATGGTCATCGCGCTCGGAGTGCTGCTCGTCGTGCGCAACCACCGCATCCTGGCCCGCTACCGCTACGTCGCGATGCTCGTCGGCATCGGGCTGCTGCTGCTGCCGATGCTGCCCGGCATCGGGCAGACGATCAACGGCGCCCGTCTCTGGATTCAGCTCGGCCCGTTCTCGTTCCAGCCGGGCGAGATCGGCAAGATCGCGCTCGCGGTGTTCTTCGCCGGCTACCTCGTGACGGCGCGCGAGTCGCTCTCGATCGTCGGGCGCTCGTTCTTGGGAATGCGCTTCCCGCGCGGCAAAGACCTCGGCCCGATCCTCATCGTGTGGCTCGCCGCGATGGCCGTGCTCGTCTTCCAGCGCGACCTCGGCACCTCGCTGCTGTACTTCGGGCTGTTCCTCGTCATGATCTACGTCGCGACGGGACGCCTCAGCTGGGTCGTGCTCGGGCTCTCCCTCTTCCTCGGCGGCGCGCTCATTGCGAGCCAGGCGCTCTCGTACGTCAACGGCCGCTTCGCCGCGTGGCTCGGCGCCTTCGATCCCGCCAACTACGAGGCGACCGGCGGCAGCTACCAGCTGGTGCAGGGGATGTTCGGCCTCGCGAACGGCGGACTCATCGGTACCGGGCTCGGGCAGGGGCGCCCCGACATCGTGCCCCTCGCCGAGAGCGACTTCATCGTCGCGAGCCTCGGAGAGGAGCTCGGGCTCGTGGGCCTCTTCGCCATCCTGGGCCTCTACCTCCTGTTCGTCGCCCGCGGCTTCCGCATCGGGTTCAACGGCACCGACGACTTCGGGCGCCTGCTGGCGGTCGGGCTCGCGTTCGTCATCGCGCTGCAGGTCTTCGTCGTCATCGGCGGCGTCACGCGCGTCATCCCGCTCACGGGCCTCACGACCCCGTTCCTCGCCGCGGGCGGCTCGTCGCTCGTCGCCAACTGGATCATCGCCGCGCTGCTGCTGCGTCTCAGCGACACCGTGCGCAACCAGCCCCGACTGGTGGTGACCGACGATGAATAA
- a CDS encoding PP2C family protein-serine/threonine phosphatase — protein sequence MTLLSAAGSHVGKVRSNNQDSGYAGEHLFVVADGMGGHAGGDVASALAIQSIAHIDRAFENASDAAQALRSALLEANQELAETVFEHPELAGMGTTVSGLVRVGDRLALAHIGDSRVYRWRDGELTQVTKDHTFVQRLVDSGRITAEEAAVHPRRSVLMRVLGDVDLTPEIDIEVLDARPGDRWVLCSDGLSGYVTEQRVGELLDEHPDAAAAVEALIDESLDHGAPDNVTVVIVGIDDSGSSSIGAPVMVGSAAKPLSYTAAVSKRSVRLPSLLLHPLTATSVPADEHFEPESEEFLRELIAEDERRKVRRRITWSVGILLVAGLLVAALAAGYQWTQSRYFVGVSNGQVAIFQGVQQGIGPFPLSSVYFESDIDVDDLSPFSRQRVESTINADDLPEALSIIERLTAEVER from the coding sequence ATGACGTTGCTCTCGGCCGCCGGCTCGCACGTCGGCAAGGTGCGCTCGAACAATCAGGATTCGGGGTACGCGGGCGAGCACCTCTTCGTCGTGGCCGACGGCATGGGCGGGCACGCGGGCGGCGACGTCGCGAGCGCGCTCGCGATCCAGTCGATCGCGCACATCGACCGCGCCTTCGAGAACGCCTCCGACGCCGCGCAGGCGCTGCGCAGCGCGCTGCTCGAGGCGAACCAAGAGCTCGCCGAGACGGTCTTCGAGCATCCCGAGCTCGCCGGCATGGGCACGACCGTGAGCGGACTCGTGCGCGTGGGTGATCGTCTGGCCCTCGCGCACATCGGCGACAGCCGGGTCTATCGCTGGCGCGACGGCGAGCTCACGCAAGTCACGAAAGACCACACCTTCGTGCAACGGCTCGTCGACAGCGGTCGCATCACGGCCGAAGAGGCAGCCGTTCACCCCCGCCGCTCGGTGCTCATGCGCGTGCTCGGCGACGTCGACCTCACGCCCGAGATCGACATCGAGGTGCTCGACGCCCGCCCCGGCGACCGCTGGGTGCTCTGCAGCGACGGCCTCAGCGGCTACGTGACCGAGCAGCGCGTGGGCGAGCTGCTCGACGAGCACCCCGATGCGGCGGCCGCCGTCGAAGCCCTCATCGACGAGAGCCTCGACCACGGCGCGCCCGACAACGTCACGGTCGTCATCGTCGGCATCGACGACTCGGGCTCGAGCTCGATCGGTGCCCCGGTCATGGTCGGCTCGGCCGCGAAGCCGCTCAGCTACACGGCCGCGGTGAGCAAGCGCAGTGTGCGGCTGCCCTCCCTGCTGCTGCATCCCCTCACGGCGACTTCGGTGCCGGCCGACGAGCACTTCGAGCCCGAGTCCGAAGAGTTCTTGCGCGAGCTCATCGCCGAAGACGAGCGTCGCAAGGTGCGTCGCCGCATCACCTGGTCGGTAGGCATCCTGCTCGTCGCGGGACTGCTGGTCGCCGCTCTCGCGGCCGGCTACCAGTGGACCCAGTCGCGCTACTTCGTGGGCGTCTCCAACGGGCAGGTCGCGATCTTCCAGGGCGTGCAGCAGGGCATCGGACCGTTCCCGCTCTCGAGCGTCTACTTCGAGAGCGACATCGACGTCGACGACCTCTCGCCCTTCAGCCGGCAGCGCGTCGAGTCGACGATCAACGCCGACGACCTGCCCGAGGCGCTCTCGATCATCGAGCGCCTGACCGCCGAGGTCGAGCGATGA
- a CDS encoding FHA domain-containing protein FhaB/FipA, with the protein MSELTLLLLRIGFLILMWAFVFSIVYALRSDLFGTKVRRMPAPAAASGAAAFATPSVAPAATPSSPAAPTTPGEPARRLVITSGAKEGLELPLEGDQLTIGRSADSGLVIRDDYTSTHHARLMLWDSTWMIQDLDSTNGTFLKGKKVGAPTAVPLNTPVSIGTTTFELRR; encoded by the coding sequence TTGAGCGAGCTCACCCTGCTGCTGCTGCGCATCGGGTTCCTCATCCTCATGTGGGCTTTCGTGTTCTCGATCGTCTACGCGCTGCGCTCCGACCTGTTCGGCACGAAGGTGCGGCGCATGCCGGCCCCGGCCGCAGCATCCGGCGCCGCCGCGTTCGCGACGCCCTCGGTCGCCCCCGCCGCGACGCCCTCGAGCCCCGCCGCGCCGACGACCCCGGGCGAGCCCGCTCGTCGCCTCGTCATCACCTCGGGGGCGAAGGAAGGGCTCGAACTGCCGCTCGAGGGCGACCAGCTCACGATCGGCCGCTCGGCCGATTCGGGCCTCGTCATCCGCGACGACTACACCTCGACCCACCACGCGCGGCTCATGCTGTGGGATTCGACCTGGATGATCCAAGATCTCGACTCGACCAACGGCACGTTCCTCAAGGGCAAGAAGGTCGGCGCCCCGACCGCGGTGCCGCTCAACACCCCCGTCAGCATCGGCACGACGACGTTCGAGCTGCGACGGTAG
- a CDS encoding heavy-metal-associated domain-containing protein, whose amino-acid sequence METSQPSRLNLLTGASVTDATADAGGCCGGGSCMCGGGAAAAPAFDLSGSRGLVDVVDTADDTTVPAGTEFLVTGMTCGHCVSSVKEEVGAIDGVDAVEVVLKKGGASRVTVSSSGPVDVDAVRAAVEEAGYQLA is encoded by the coding sequence ATGGAGACCTCGCAGCCCAGCCGACTCAACCTGCTCACCGGAGCATCCGTCACCGACGCCACCGCTGATGCGGGCGGATGCTGCGGCGGCGGCTCGTGCATGTGCGGCGGCGGTGCCGCCGCGGCCCCGGCCTTCGACCTGTCGGGCAGCCGTGGGCTCGTCGACGTCGTCGACACGGCGGATGACACGACCGTGCCGGCCGGCACCGAGTTCCTCGTCACGGGCATGACCTGCGGCCACTGCGTCTCGAGCGTCAAGGAGGAGGTCGGTGCGATCGACGGCGTCGACGCCGTCGAGGTCGTGCTCAAGAAGGGCGGCGCCTCGCGCGTCACCGTCAGCTCGTCCGGCCCCGTCGACGTGGATGCCGTGCGCGCCGCTGTCGAGGAGGCGGGCTACCAGCTCGCCTGA